Part of the Sulfitobacter donghicola DSW-25 = KCTC 12864 = JCM 14565 genome, CCGTGTTATCATCTGGCTGTCGTGTTGAGCTGCGCGAAGTCGTTTTGCGGGACAAACCCGAAGCATTCCTTGCCGTGTCACCCTCGGCAACGGTGCCCTGTTTGGTTGATAAGGCTCTGGTGGTGGATGAAAGTCTGGACATCATGAAATGGGCGTTAGACCAGAACGATCCGCAAGGGTGGCTGGACATGCCAGAAGCAGGCCATGATTGGATCGCCCGCGCTGACGGCCCCTTTAAACACGCCTTGGATCGCACCAAATACGCGACTCGTTATCCTGACGAAGATGCCACAAAACATCGTAACGATGCCTGTATTTTCCTGTGCGATTTGGATCAGGCGCTGGGCCCATGGATTTTCGATCAGCCAAGCTTGGCCGACTATGCGATCCTGCCGTTCGTGCGCCAGTTTGCCTTTATCGACAAAGCTTGGTTTGACGCGCAGCCATGGCCAAACCTGCACGCTTGGCTAGGTGCGTTTTTGGCGTCTGAAGACTTTCAAGCCATCATGCCCAAATTCGAACAATGGCAACCGCAAAGCGCGCCTGTGTTCTTTCCTGACTAAATCAGGTCTTTGGAGCAGAGACGATCGCCGCGACGATGCGGCGGGCAATCGGTGCGACGACCAAAACCGTAGGGAAAGCAACCATCCAGCTGAACATCCACGATGTCATCCATGCTTCCATAAATGGCCCGTTGCCGTCCAGCGCCCGAAACGTGGCGATACCCGAGACAATGCAAGACATCAGGCCCGATAGGATAAAGCCAAACAAAACGGGAGCAAATTTTGCGGGGATCATAACTGTTTCATCCAGTCCAATGTAATTTCAGTTGAAGTATCAGGCGTATATTCACCACCGACCCAGCCGTCATAGCCCTTTGACCTCATGGAAGAAAAGAGATCGGAGAAAGCCACATTGCCGCACCCTGGTGCATTGCGATGAGGGGCATCACCAATCTGGACATGGGTAATCAGGTGATGAAATTTCTCGTACACCGCAACCGCATCACCATGGATCATTTGCGCGTGATAGCTGTCAAATTGCAGCCCGAGATTTGGTGCATCCACCGCCGCGATTATTTCAGCTGCAAGGTCATAGTTGTTTAGGAAATAGTCCGGCTGGGCCTCTGGGCACAGTGGCTCGATCGTCAGCGACATGCCTTCTGGCGCCGAGGCTGTCGCTGCCTT contains:
- a CDS encoding DUF2798 domain-containing protein gives rise to the protein MIPAKFAPVLFGFILSGLMSCIVSGIATFRALDGNGPFMEAWMTSWMFSWMVAFPTVLVVAPIARRIVAAIVSAPKT
- a CDS encoding glutathione S-transferase, whose amino-acid sequence is MTGSAPILYSFRRCPYAMRARLAVLSSGCRVELREVVLRDKPEAFLAVSPSATVPCLVDKALVVDESLDIMKWALDQNDPQGWLDMPEAGHDWIARADGPFKHALDRTKYATRYPDEDATKHRNDACIFLCDLDQALGPWIFDQPSLADYAILPFVRQFAFIDKAWFDAQPWPNLHAWLGAFLASEDFQAIMPKFEQWQPQSAPVFFPD
- a CDS encoding hydroxypyruvate isomerase family protein: MKAAANLSLLWPELPYLDRFDAAAMAGFKAVEVQFPYETPAKETQRALLKNGLEMVLINAPPPNYTGGLRGFAAVEGSEDRFAYDMRRAFRYAAELRVPKIHVMSGAASGSAAKDRMITNLKAATASAPEGMSLTIEPLCPEAQPDYFLNNYDLAAEIIAAVDAPNLGLQFDSYHAQMIHGDAVAVYEKFHHLITHVQIGDAPHRNAPGCGNVAFSDLFSSMRSKGYDGWVGGEYTPDTSTEITLDWMKQL